Sequence from the Corallococcus sp. EGB genome:
CTCGCCCAGCTGGCGCACCACCGCCACGGCCCGCGCGGCGGACAGCTCCCACGCGGTGGTGGCGGGAGCACCGGGCGCGGCGGGGAGCACCTCGTCGGTATGGGACGCCACCGCCACGCGGTGGTCGGCGAGCGGCCCGCGGAACACCGCCGCGGCCTGCTTCAGCACGGCGGCCCCTTCCGGGGTGAGCCGTGTCGTGGCGGGCGCGAAGAGGATGCGCTCGGACACCTCCACGCGCAGGGCGTCGTCCTCCAGGGCCAGCGTCACGTCGCCCGCCTTGAGCGCGTCCTTCAGCGTCCTGCCCAGCGTCTCGAGCGCCGCCTCGCGCCGCGTCTGCTGCGCCTCCGCGCCCTTCGCCTGGAGCTCCGCCGCCGCGCCGCCCCACTCCTGCGCCTGCTGCTGACGCTCCAGCGCGCGCAGCCGCCCCTCCATGGCCTGCCGCAGCGTCTGCAGCTGCGCGACGTGGGCCTCGGACTCGGCGGCCTCTCGCTCCAGCTGCGCGTCCCGGGCCTCCAGCGCCTGGAGCGAGCGCGAGCCCAGCCACGCGCCCGTGGAGGCCACCGCCACCGTGACGGCCAGCAGCCCCCAGGGCAGCCACCGCCAACGTCCGAGCGCTGCTTCTCTTCGCGCGTCGTCCATGGCCCTGGAGGGTAATGTCCCCCCGGGTGTGGGCGGCAAGGTGGCGTCGTGCGACACCGCCCGCCTGCTTCAGCCCTGCGCCGCTCCGGACGGTTTCTTCCACCTGGGCAGGCGCAGCACGAAGCGCGAGCCCGGCCCGTCCGGCGGTGCCTCTACGAACAGGTCGCCGCCGTGCGCGCGGGCGAGCTGCCGGGAGATGTAGAGGCCCAGGCCCAGGCTCGCGCGGGCGTGTGCTCCGGAGTTGCGGGTGAAGCGCTCGAAGATGCGCTCGCGCGCGTCCTGGGGGATGCCGGGGCCCCAGTCGCGCACGGCGATGACGGCCGTGTCGCCTTCGCGCTCCACGTACAGCTCCACCGGCAGGCCCGGCGCGTACTTCATCGCGTTGGTGAGCAGGTTCATCAGGACCTGCTCCACGCGCGGCCGGTCCGCCAGCGCCACCACCGGGGCGTCCGCGTGCACCACCGCCACGCAGCCCGCGGTGGCCAGCGCCTCCTCCATCCGCGCCACCAGCGCGTGCACCAGCGAGGACAGCTCCACCGCTTCCAGCTCCAGCGCCATCCGCCCCGTGCCCAGCCGCGCCACGTCGAACAGGTGCGACACCAGCCGCGTCAGCCGGTCCGCCTGACGCAGCGCCCCCTGCAGGCCCTGGCCCAGCCGCTCCGACTCGTTCGACGGCAGCTTGTCCACCGTGCGCTGCAGTGACGACAGCTGCAGGTGCAGCGCGGACAGGGGCGTGCGCAGTTCGTGCGTCGCCACGGCCACGAACTCGTCGCGCGCGGCCACGGCCTGCTCCGCCTGCCGGTACAGCCGCGCGTTGTCCACCGCCAGCGCCGCGCGCCACGCCAGGTCCTCCAGCTGCGACAGGTCCCGAGGGCTGAAGCGCCGCGTGGGGGAGCACGTCGCCGCGCTCACGATGCCCAGCGTGCGCCCGCGCGCCATCAGCGGGACGACCATCACCGAGCGCGGGGCGAGCCCCTCCAGGACCTGCTGGTGCGCTTCGCTGACGGCGAAGGCGCGCATGGCGGCCTCGTCCACCTCGACCACCAGCTCCGGGCGCCCCGTCTCCAGCACCCGGCGCAGGAGCGTCTCGGCGCCGGGATGCGGCGCGTAGGGCATGGACTTCTCCAGCTGGGCCTGGAGCTGGTCGTCCCGGGCGCGGTGCTCCACGCGCTCCAGGTGCTCGCCGTCCTCGCCCAGCATGTCCACCAGGCAGTAGTCCGCCAGCTGCTCCACCACCAGCTCCGCCACGTTGCGCACGGTGGTGCGCCAGTCCAGGGACGTGGCCAGCCGCGTGGTCGCGTCCGTGAGGAAGCGCAGGTGCGTCTCCATGCGGCGCTGCTCGGTGATTTCGCGCACCACGCCGCCCACGCCCAACAGCTCCGTGCCGGAGCGCACCGGGAAGTACGTGGCCAGGAAGGTGCGCGGCTCCGGGCCCGCGACGTACTCCACCGGGTCGTCCACCACGGCCACCTGGGACTCCAGCACGTGGCGCAGCAGGTCCTCGATGGGGCCGCCCGCGGGGCCCATCAGCTCGCGGGGCGTGAAGCCCAGGTGCTTCTCCAGGGGGATGCCGTTGTTCTCCGCGACGACCTTGTTGAGCCGCACGTAGCGCATGTGCGGATCCACGAAGCCCATGCCCACCGGGGACGCGGCGAAGAAGGCCTCCAGCATGGCCGCGGACGCGTCGCGCTCGCGCAGCGCCTCGCGGGCCTCGCGGTACAGCCGGGCGCTCTCCACCGCCAGGGCGGCGCGGCGCGCGAACTCCGTGGCGTACCCCAGGTCGCGCTTCGTGTAGCGGCGCGCGGGCGACGCGGACACCAGGTTGATGATGCCGAAGCGGCGCCGCCCCACCGCCAGGGGCAGCAGCATGGACGAGCGCGGGGCCAGCGCCTCCAGCAGCCGGCGGTGCTCGGGCGAGCGGGACACCTGGTCCAGCCACTCCGGCGTGAGGTCGGAGATGAGCACGGGCTTGCCGCGCGAGAACACCCCGGCGAGCGGCGAGCCCGAGCCGGCCTCCGGTGGGAAGGACAGCGTCTGGTCGAGCAGCGCCTGGCGCCGCGGGTCCCTCGCGCTGAGCGCGAGCCGGTGCAGCTCGCCGTCCGGTCCCAGCACGTCCACCATGCAGTAGTCCGCCCACTCCAGCGTGGCCAGCCGCGCCACCGCCTTGAGCGTGGTCTCCCAGTCCAGGGACTCGGCGAGCAGCCGGCTCGCCTCGCTGACGAAGAACTCCGCGCGCTCGGTGGCCTTGCGCTCGGTGATGTCCACGTGGATGTTCACCGCGCCCACGAGCCGGCCGTCGGACGAGTACAGCGGCGCCGCGGAGTTGAGGATGGTGCGGCGCGCACCGTCCCTGCCGACGATGTCCACCTCCTCGTTGGAGATGGTCTGCCGGCTGCGCAGTGTGCGCGCCACGGCCCACTCCTCGCCGCGCAGGCGCTTGCCCGTGCCCGGCCAGTACGCCTCGAAGCTGTCGAAGTGCTCCAGGTGCATCCCCGCAAGCGCGGCCGGTCCCCACATCGCGCTGGCGGCGGCGTTGGCGGCGAGCAGCCGGCCCGCCGTGTCCACGATGACGACCCCCACGGGCAGGAGCTGCAGCACCGTGCGCAGCCACTCCTGCGGCACGGGGGTGGACTCCGCCAGAAAGGTGCCAGTCGGCTCGGACATGGGCGCGGAGCCCCCTTCCCCGCGGGAGGTTCTACGGTGGGGGTGGCGGGGGAATGGGACCACCCGACCCCGGTTGGATCCGGCTTTCCGGGAGTTGGCACCTGGATCCACCCGGCGGCAGGGCGGGGGGCTTGATTCGGAGCGGCCAACGGGGCGTCATTCGGGGCTTTCGTTCACGGCCGCGCTTCCAGCGGCCGGGCTGCCGCAAGGAAGGGTGGATGGGAATCGCGTGTGTGGTGCTGGACTTCGATGGGACCTTCACGGACGTGCTGGCGGAGGGCGAGCCCTTCCAGAGGCACTTCCAGGACGCGCTGTACCGGGTGCTGGGACAGGACGCGTCCCAGGCATGGGCGGAGGAGGTCGCCGCGCTGAATGAGGGCGTGGACCAGTACGGCTGGGAGGTGGGAGGGCGCATCGTGGCGCCGGCCACCGCGGATCCGTACCTGACGGCCACCTGCACCGCGCACCGGCTGCTCAAGCGCTTCGGCAAGGGCGACGACGAGGCCCTGCGCACGGACACGGTGCAGACGCTGTACCGGGACGCGTACCGGCACTCGGCCACGGCCTTCAAGGCGGAGGCGAAGGAGGTGCTGGAGGCGCTGCTCGCCACGGGCCTGCCCGTGTCGGTGGTGACCAACGCGCACACGGAGCTGGTGGAGGCCAAGCTGGACAAGCTGGCCCCCCAGGGCCGCGAGCGGCTGAAGGTCTTCGGCGACGCGCGCAAGTTCCAGCTGGAGGAGACGCAGCCGCAGGACGCGCGCTTCGACGCGCTGCCGGAGGCGCTCCACCTGGACGGCGTGCTGGGCCGGCCGGTGTACCTCAAGCGCGGGCGCTACTTCTCCGCGCTCAAGCGCATCTGGGACACCACGCACACGGGCCCGGAGTCCACGCTCGTCGCGGGTGACATCTTCGAACTGGACCTGGCCATGCCCGCCGCGCTGGGCGCGCACGTGCAGCTGGTGGAGCGCGCCAACGTGATGCCCTACGAGCGCGCCGCGGTGCAGCGGCTGGGCACGCGGGGCAGCGCGGACAAGAGCCTGCGCGCCATCCTGCCCCGGCTGCGCTGAAGGGGCGGCACGACACCCCCGGAACGCGGGGGGATGCGTGGACGCGTCCCCGGCGCGCTGAGCCTCCTCCACGCGGGCAAACGAAAAGCCCCGCCTCCCGGATGAAGGGAGGACGGGGCTGTCGTGACGGCGCCGCGCGTGGGGCGCGAAACTAGACCTTGGCGCCCGGGGTCGGCTGGAACAGCTCGTTGAACTCGGTGAGCGCCTTGTTGAGGGTCGTCTTGATGTCGGCCGTCAGCTCGCGCTTGGCGACCAGGTCCTGGACGAGGTTCGCGTACTTGCTGTCCACGAACTCGAGCATCTCCTTCATCCAGCGGACCACGTCACCCACCGGCACGTTGCGGATCCACCCGCGCTTGGCGGCGTCGTCCTTGTTCGTGGCGGCGTAGATCTGGATGACCTGACGCTCGACGGAGAGCGGCTCGTACTGGCCCTGCTTGAGCAGCTCCACCATGCGGGCGCCGCGCGCCAGCGTCTCCTGCGTGGCCTTGTCCAGGTCGGAGCCGAACTGGGCGAAGGCGGCCAGCTCGCGGTACTGCGCCAGCTCCAGCTTCATGGAGCCCGCGACCTGCTTCATGGCCTTGATCTGCGCCGCGGAACCCACGCGCGACACGGAGAGGCCCACGTTGATGGCCGGGCGGACGCCGGAGAAGAACAGGTCCGTCTCCAGGAAGATCTGCCCGTCGGTGATGGAGATGACGTTCGTCGGGATGTAGGCGGACACGTCACCCGCCTGCGTCTCGATGATGGGGAGCGCCGTGAGGGAGCCCGCGCCCTCCTCGTCGGACAGCTTGGCGGCGCGCTCCAGCAGGCGGCTGTGGATGTAGAACACGTCGCCCGGGTACGCCTCGCGGCCCGGCGGGCGGCGCAGCAGCAGGGACAGCTGGCGGTACGCCACGGCCTGCTTGGAGAGGTCGTCGTACACGATGAGGCCGTGCATCTTGTTGTCGCGGAAGTACTCGCCGATGGCGACGCCCGCGTACGGCGCGAAGTACTGCATGGGCGCCGGGTCGGACGCGTTCGCCGCGACGACCGTCGTGTACTCCATGGCGCCGTAGCGGGTCAGCTTCTCCACCACCTGCGCGACGGTGGACTGCTTCTGCCCGATGGCGACGTAGATGCAGTAAACGCCCAGGCCCTTCTGGTTGATGATGGCGTCGATGGCGACGGCCGTCTTGCCCGTCTGGCGGTCACCGATGATGAGCTCGCGCTGACCGCGGCCCACCGGCACCAGCGCGTCCAGCGCCTTGATGCCCGTCTGCAGGGGCTCGTGCACGGACTTGCGCTTCACGATGCCGGGCGCCTTCACCTCCAGGCGGCGGTGCTCGGTGGCCTCGATGGGGCCCTTGCCGTCCACCGGCTGGCCGAGCGCGTTCACCACGCGGCCCAGCAGCCCCTTGCCCACCGGCACGGAGGCGATCTGCCCGGTGCGCTTCACGGTGTCACCCTCGCGGATGTCCTTGAAGTCACCCATGATGGCGATACCGACGTTGTCCTCTTCCAGGTTGAGCACGAGGCCCTGGACGCCGTTGGCGAACTCCACCAGCTCGCCGGCGAGCGCGCCTTCCAGGCCGTACACGCGGGCGATACCGTCGCCCACGGACAGCACGGTGCCGGTCTCGGCGACGGTGACCTTCTTGCCGTAGTCCTTGATCTGCTCCCGGATGATTCTGCTGATCTCGTCGGCGCGGATTTCCATGGGGGTCTTGCGTCCTTGCGGAGGGGGCGGCCGAAGGAACGGGGTAGGCCGCCACGAAGCTTGATGTACCGGGTGGCCCCCTATCACGGCCACCGGGACTCTCGCAACGCACCACACGCCAGGGCCTTTCCCCACCCCGGCGCCCCTTTATCGCGCACGTAAGCCGGTGGCCCGGACGTGGGGGGCCATGCCCGCCCGCCGCCCCACGGAGCGCCCGGCCTCGAGCCCGGCTTCAGGCGCCGGACGCCGCGAGGCCGTCCTCGCGGGGCAGCCACACGATGAACCGGGTGCCGTCCACCGCCCCCGACTCCACGGAGACGCGCCCGCCGTGGGCCAGGGCGATCTGCCGGACGAGGAACAGCGACAGCCCCAGCCCGTCGTCCGCGGCGCACCCGGAGCGGTGCTTGAACGGCTCGAAGAGGGTGCCCTGGGACTCCGGCGGCACCCGGCAATCCGGGTCGTGCACCTGCACCGTCACCCCGTCCCAGCGCCCCGTCAGTTGGAGCACCACGGAAGCGCCCTCCTTGCCGTGGTGCAGGGCATTGCCCACCAGCGAGTCCATCAGCTGGTGGAGCCGCTCCGCGTCCCAGCAGCCCTTCAGGTCCCCGCCCAGGACGAGCCGCAGGTCGCGGCCCGGGTGGGCGCGCTGCCGGTCCGCCACCACGCGCTCCGCCAGCGCCCCCAGGTGGACGGGGGCGGGGTGCACGGGCAGGCCGTTGGACAGCCGGGCGCGGGTGAAGTCCAGCAGCTGGCGGATCAGCCGCTCCACCCGGCGCACCCCCTGGCCCACCCGTCCGACCTGCTCCGTCAGGGCTTCCGGCATCGCCGGCGCGTGCTGGAGGGCGAGCACCTCATGGTGGAGCGCCTGGAGCGGGGCCTTGAAGCCGTCCCCCGCGGCGTCCAGGAACTGGTCGCGGAAGTGCTCCATCCGCGCCAGGCGCTCCTCGGCGGCCTTGCGGATGCTCACGTCCCACACCGCCCCCATGCGCACCGCGCGGCCCTGGTAGGTGGCCGGCCGGCCCATGACCTCCACGGGGATGCGGCGGCCGTCGCGGTGGAGCACGGCCAGCTCATACGGGGCCTCCACGCCGCGCTCCATCACGTCCCGGGCGGGGGCGCGGAACTCCGGCGCCACGCACTCCAGGATGTTCCGGCCGATCAGCTCCGCCGTCTCGTAGAACCCCAACAGGCGCCCCAGGCCGGGGCTGATCTCCAGGAACTGCCCGCGGTCGTGGAAGAAGTACCCGTCGCAGGAGATCTCCACGATGGAGCGCATGTGCTCCTCGCTCGCGCGCAGGGCCGCCTCCTCGCGCAGGCGCGCGGAGGTGTCCCGCAGCAGCAGCAGCACGCCCACCCCGGGGCCCGCCGGCATGGCGCTCACGGTCAGGTGGCGCAGCGTGCCCACCTCGCCGAAGCGGCCCGACACCAGCTCCTCCGCCACGCGCTCCCCGGACTGCGCCCGCGCCAGCAGCGGCGACAGGGGCGGCGCCAGGCCCGGCCACGTCTCCGACAGGAAGCGCCCCACGCACAGCGCCGCCGGGCGGCCGCACAGCGCCGCCAGCAGGTCGTTCATCCAGACGAGGCGGGAGTCCCCATCCACCAGCGCCACCCCCCAACCCGGCGCGTTGAGCAACGCGCCCAGGTAGGGCAGGGTCTCCTCGGGAACCCCCGGGGACGGAAGGGCTCCGGGAAGCCGTTGGAAGACAGGCTGCGGCATGGGCGGGTCGTCTCGGAAAACGCGGGCTTGTCCGCGTTGACCAGAAGTATACCCATTCCCGGAGCCAGCGGGAAATACAGGTTTGGCTAGGACTGCGGGGCAACCCGGACAACCCGGCACGTTGGTCGTACCGGGAGCGGGGGAGGGGCTACTTCAGCTCGCGGCGCATCTGCTCCAGCTGGGTGCGCAGGGTGCCGTCGTAGAGGGTGCCCCCGACCTGGGCGGCCACGCCGCCGAGCAGGGAGGGGTCCACGCGGGTCTCCAGCACGACGTTGCGCTGGGTGAGCTGCTGGAGCGACTGCTGCAGCTGGCTGACGGCGTCCTGCGTGAGCGGCACGGCGCTGGTGACCTGGCCGCGGACGCGGCCCGCGCGGGCATCCGCCATGTCGCGGTAGAGCCGGGCGATGTCCGGCAGGTAGCCCAGGCGGTTGCGGTCCACCAGCAGGCGCAGCGCGTTGGCCAGCGCGGGCTCCGCCGGGGACGGCAGGGCCTTCAGCAGTGCCTCCACCACGTTGCTGCGCTGGGCGCGGCTGTAGGCGGGGTTGAGCAGCACGTCCGACAGCTCGGGGCTCTGGCCCACGACGGCGGCGAAGGCGTTGAGCTGCTCGGCGACGGCGTCGGTGCGGTTGCCTTCCGCTGCGACGTCGAGGATGGCGCGGGCGTAGCGGCGGGAGATGGAGACGTTCACCATGACGCTGGCGCCCTTAGCATGGGGCGTCCCTGGCGGCAATGATGCCGGCGCCACGCTCGGGGATGCCCGGCTCCTTCAAGATTCGCCGGACAGCGGACAGGCGGGCGTGCCCGGGGTGTGCGCCGGTGACGGTCCGTGGGCCCCGCGAGGCAGCCCGGCGCCCGGCACCGGACGGCCCGGGAGCGACAGGACTTGGCGGAAGCGGCCCTTGCCCGTAGCGTGGCCCCACCCTCGCCATGCAAGAACCTGTCATCGGCATCGACCTGGGCACCACCAACAGCGTCGTGGCGACCGTGGAAGACGGACGCCCGCGGCTCATCCCCTCACGCTCGGGAGGACGCCTCACGCCCTCGGTGGTGGGCCTCACCCGGGCGGGGGACCGCCTGGTGGGGCAGCCGGCCCAGGCCCTGGGGGAGGAGCACCCGGACGCGGTGGTGTGGGCCACCAAGCGCTTCCTGGGGCGCCGCTACACGCCGGAGCTGGTGCAGCAGGCGAAGGCCGTGGTGCCGTACCCCCTGGTGGCCGGCCCCACGGGCGACGTGCGCGTGAAGATGTCCGGCCGCGTGATGCCCGTGACGCAGGTGTCCGCCTTCATCCTGGGCGAATTGCGCCTGGACGCGCAGGCCCACTTCGGGCGGGACGTGCGCAAGTGCGTCATCACGGTCCCCGCCAACTTCGACGACAACCAGCGCCAGGCCACGCGCGAGGCGGCGGCCATCGCGGGGCTG
This genomic interval carries:
- the atpH gene encoding ATP synthase F1 subunit delta, with protein sequence MVNVSISRRYARAILDVAAEGNRTDAVAEQLNAFAAVVGQSPELSDVLLNPAYSRAQRSNVVEALLKALPSPAEPALANALRLLVDRNRLGYLPDIARLYRDMADARAGRVRGQVTSAVPLTQDAVSQLQQSLQQLTQRNVVLETRVDPSLLGGVAAQVGGTLYDGTLRTQLEQMRRELK
- the atpA gene encoding F0F1 ATP synthase subunit alpha, yielding MEIRADEISRIIREQIKDYGKKVTVAETGTVLSVGDGIARVYGLEGALAGELVEFANGVQGLVLNLEEDNVGIAIMGDFKDIREGDTVKRTGQIASVPVGKGLLGRVVNALGQPVDGKGPIEATEHRRLEVKAPGIVKRKSVHEPLQTGIKALDALVPVGRGQRELIIGDRQTGKTAVAIDAIINQKGLGVYCIYVAIGQKQSTVAQVVEKLTRYGAMEYTTVVAANASDPAPMQYFAPYAGVAIGEYFRDNKMHGLIVYDDLSKQAVAYRQLSLLLRRPPGREAYPGDVFYIHSRLLERAAKLSDEEGAGSLTALPIIETQAGDVSAYIPTNVISITDGQIFLETDLFFSGVRPAINVGLSVSRVGSAAQIKAMKQVAGSMKLELAQYRELAAFAQFGSDLDKATQETLARGARMVELLKQGQYEPLSVERQVIQIYAATNKDDAAKRGWIRNVPVGDVVRWMKEMLEFVDSKYANLVQDLVAKRELTADIKTTLNKALTEFNELFQPTPGAKV
- a CDS encoding OmpA family protein encodes the protein MDDARREAALGRWRWLPWGLLAVTVAVASTGAWLGSRSLQALEARDAQLEREAAESEAHVAQLQTLRQAMEGRLRALERQQQAQEWGGAAAELQAKGAEAQQTRREAALETLGRTLKDALKAGDVTLALEDDALRVEVSERILFAPATTRLTPEGAAVLKQAAAVFRGPLADHRVAVASHTDEVLPAAPGAPATTAWELSAARAVAVVRQLGEREGLAPERLSATGHAAYRPLVPDDSPPHRASNRRVTLRLSPTPVTPESAAVARTEPPSRSLKRQANAKAKKTAQR
- a CDS encoding PAS domain S-box protein; this translates as MPQPVFQRLPGALPSPGVPEETLPYLGALLNAPGWGVALVDGDSRLVWMNDLLAALCGRPAALCVGRFLSETWPGLAPPLSPLLARAQSGERVAEELVSGRFGEVGTLRHLTVSAMPAGPGVGVLLLLRDTSARLREEAALRASEEHMRSIVEISCDGYFFHDRGQFLEISPGLGRLLGFYETAELIGRNILECVAPEFRAPARDVMERGVEAPYELAVLHRDGRRIPVEVMGRPATYQGRAVRMGAVWDVSIRKAAEERLARMEHFRDQFLDAAGDGFKAPLQALHHEVLALQHAPAMPEALTEQVGRVGQGVRRVERLIRQLLDFTRARLSNGLPVHPAPVHLGALAERVVADRQRAHPGRDLRLVLGGDLKGCWDAERLHQLMDSLVGNALHHGKEGASVVLQLTGRWDGVTVQVHDPDCRVPPESQGTLFEPFKHRSGCAADDGLGLSLFLVRQIALAHGGRVSVESGAVDGTRFIVWLPREDGLAASGA
- a CDS encoding HAD family hydrolase: MGIACVVLDFDGTFTDVLAEGEPFQRHFQDALYRVLGQDASQAWAEEVAALNEGVDQYGWEVGGRIVAPATADPYLTATCTAHRLLKRFGKGDDEALRTDTVQTLYRDAYRHSATAFKAEAKEVLEALLATGLPVSVVTNAHTELVEAKLDKLAPQGRERLKVFGDARKFQLEETQPQDARFDALPEALHLDGVLGRPVYLKRGRYFSALKRIWDTTHTGPESTLVAGDIFELDLAMPAALGAHVQLVERANVMPYERAAVQRLGTRGSADKSLRAILPRLR
- a CDS encoding PAS domain-containing protein — translated: MSEPTGTFLAESTPVPQEWLRTVLQLLPVGVVIVDTAGRLLAANAAASAMWGPAALAGMHLEHFDSFEAYWPGTGKRLRGEEWAVARTLRSRQTISNEEVDIVGRDGARRTILNSAAPLYSSDGRLVGAVNIHVDITERKATERAEFFVSEASRLLAESLDWETTLKAVARLATLEWADYCMVDVLGPDGELHRLALSARDPRRQALLDQTLSFPPEAGSGSPLAGVFSRGKPVLISDLTPEWLDQVSRSPEHRRLLEALAPRSSMLLPLAVGRRRFGIINLVSASPARRYTKRDLGYATEFARRAALAVESARLYREAREALRERDASAAMLEAFFAASPVGMGFVDPHMRYVRLNKVVAENNGIPLEKHLGFTPRELMGPAGGPIEDLLRHVLESQVAVVDDPVEYVAGPEPRTFLATYFPVRSGTELLGVGGVVREITEQRRMETHLRFLTDATTRLATSLDWRTTVRNVAELVVEQLADYCLVDMLGEDGEHLERVEHRARDDQLQAQLEKSMPYAPHPGAETLLRRVLETGRPELVVEVDEAAMRAFAVSEAHQQVLEGLAPRSVMVVPLMARGRTLGIVSAATCSPTRRFSPRDLSQLEDLAWRAALAVDNARLYRQAEQAVAARDEFVAVATHELRTPLSALHLQLSSLQRTVDKLPSNESERLGQGLQGALRQADRLTRLVSHLFDVARLGTGRMALELEAVELSSLVHALVARMEEALATAGCVAVVHADAPVVALADRPRVEQVLMNLLTNAMKYAPGLPVELYVEREGDTAVIAVRDWGPGIPQDARERIFERFTRNSGAHARASLGLGLYISRQLARAHGGDLFVEAPPDGPGSRFVLRLPRWKKPSGAAQG